In the Coturnix japonica isolate 7356 unplaced genomic scaffold, Coturnix japonica 2.1 chrUnrandom487, whole genome shotgun sequence genome, one interval contains:
- the B9D2 gene encoding B9 domain-containing protein 2 translates to MAEVHVIGQLLGASGFSQRRLFCKWGLHAGNAWKVLGGLREGQTQVDDPQADDMAHWCHPLDVHFATKGLQGETPQLPHNRFCGAM, encoded by the exons ATGGCAGAGGTTCACGTCATTGGGCAGCTGTTGGGAGCCAGCGGCTTCTCCCAGCGCCGCCTCTTCTGCAAGTGGGGGCTGCATGCAG GAAATGCCTGGAAGGTGCTGGGGGGGCTTCGTGAGGGGCAGACGCAGGTGGACGACCCCCAGGCAGACGACATGGCGCATTGGTGCCACCCCCTCGACGTCCACTTTGCCACCAAAGGGCTGCAGGGTGagaccccacagctgccccacaata GGTTCTGTGGGGCTATGTGA